From Jaculus jaculus isolate mJacJac1 chromosome 19, mJacJac1.mat.Y.cur, whole genome shotgun sequence, a single genomic window includes:
- the LOC101608505 gene encoding probable transmembrane reductase CYB561D1 isoform X3 — protein sequence MALAFCLCMAEAILLFSPEHSLFLFCSRKARIRLHWAGQTVAILCALLGLGFIVSSKIRSELSHLVSWHSWLGALTLLATGIQALYGLCLLCPQAAKVSRVARLKLYHLTCGLVVYLMATVTVLLGMHSVWFQAQIKGAAWYLCLALPLYPALVIMHQISSSYLPRKKVEM from the exons ATGGCCTTGGCG TTCTGCCTCTGCATGGCTGAAGCCATCCTCCTCTTCTCACCTGAGCACTCCCTGTTTCTCTTCTGCTCTCGAAAGGCCCGGATTCGCCTCCACTGGGCGGGGCAGACTGTAGCCATCCTCTGTGCTCTCCTGGGCCTGGGCTTCATCGTCTCCAGCAAGATTCGAAGTGAGCTGTCCCATCTGGTGTCCTGGCACAGCTGGCTAGGAGCTCTGACACTACTGGCCACTGGTATACAGGCGCTTTATGGGCTCTGTCTCCTCTGTCCACAGGCAGCCAAGGTTTCAAGGGTGGCTCGCCTCAAGCTCTACCATCTGACATGTGGACTGGTGGTCTACTTGATGGCCACAGTCACAGTGCTTTTGGGCATGCACTCGGTGTGGTTCCAGGCCCAGATCAAAGGTGCAGCCTGGTACCTGTGCCTGGCATTGCCACTGTACCCAGCCCTGGTGATCATGCACCAGATTTCCAGCTCCTACTTGCCAAGGAAGAAAGTGGAGATGTGA
- the LOC101608505 gene encoding probable transmembrane reductase CYB561D1 isoform X1 yields MQPPEVGLLPAPAREPRLTRWLRRGSGILAHLVALGFTIFLTVLSRPGTSLDADYRLTGLLLCLQFCLCMAEAILLFSPEHSLFLFCSRKARIRLHWAGQTVAILCALLGLGFIVSSKIRSELSHLVSWHSWLGALTLLATGIQALYGLCLLCPQAAKVSRVARLKLYHLTCGLVVYLMATVTVLLGMHSVWFQAQIKGAAWYLCLALPLYPALVIMHQISSSYLPRKKVEM; encoded by the exons ATGCAGCCCCCGGAGGTAGGTCTGCTTCCCGCTCCAGCGAGGGAGCCGAGACTGACCCGCTGGCTGCGGAGAGGCAGTGGGATCTTGGCGCACCTCGTAGCTTTGGGCTTCACCATCTTTCTGACTGTGCTGTCCCGGCCAGGAACCA GTCTGGATGCAGACTACAGGCTTACTGGCCTTCTCCTGTGTTTACAGTTCTGCCTCTGCATGGCTGAAGCCATCCTCCTCTTCTCACCTGAGCACTCCCTGTTTCTCTTCTGCTCTCGAAAGGCCCGGATTCGCCTCCACTGGGCGGGGCAGACTGTAGCCATCCTCTGTGCTCTCCTGGGCCTGGGCTTCATCGTCTCCAGCAAGATTCGAAGTGAGCTGTCCCATCTGGTGTCCTGGCACAGCTGGCTAGGAGCTCTGACACTACTGGCCACTGGTATACAGGCGCTTTATGGGCTCTGTCTCCTCTGTCCACAGGCAGCCAAGGTTTCAAGGGTGGCTCGCCTCAAGCTCTACCATCTGACATGTGGACTGGTGGTCTACTTGATGGCCACAGTCACAGTGCTTTTGGGCATGCACTCGGTGTGGTTCCAGGCCCAGATCAAAGGTGCAGCCTGGTACCTGTGCCTGGCATTGCCACTGTACCCAGCCCTGGTGATCATGCACCAGATTTCCAGCTCCTACTTGCCAAGGAAGAAAGTGGAGATGTGA
- the LOC101608505 gene encoding probable transmembrane reductase CYB561D1 isoform X2 — protein sequence MQPPEVGLLPAPAREPRLTRWLRRGSGILAHLVALGFTIFLTVLSRPGTSLFSWHPVFMALAFCLCMAEAILLFSPEHSLFLFCSRKARIRLHWAGQTVAILCALLGLGFIVSSKIRSELSHLVSWHSWLGALTLLATGIQALYGLCLLCPQAAKVSRVARLKLYHLTCGLVVYLMATVTVLLGMHSVWFQAQIKGAAWYLCLALPLYPALVIMHQISSSYLPRKKVEM from the exons ATGCAGCCCCCGGAGGTAGGTCTGCTTCCCGCTCCAGCGAGGGAGCCGAGACTGACCCGCTGGCTGCGGAGAGGCAGTGGGATCTTGGCGCACCTCGTAGCTTTGGGCTTCACCATCTTTCTGACTGTGCTGTCCCGGCCAGGAACCA GTCTTTTCTCCTGGCACCCTGTGTTCATGGCCTTGGCG TTCTGCCTCTGCATGGCTGAAGCCATCCTCCTCTTCTCACCTGAGCACTCCCTGTTTCTCTTCTGCTCTCGAAAGGCCCGGATTCGCCTCCACTGGGCGGGGCAGACTGTAGCCATCCTCTGTGCTCTCCTGGGCCTGGGCTTCATCGTCTCCAGCAAGATTCGAAGTGAGCTGTCCCATCTGGTGTCCTGGCACAGCTGGCTAGGAGCTCTGACACTACTGGCCACTGGTATACAGGCGCTTTATGGGCTCTGTCTCCTCTGTCCACAGGCAGCCAAGGTTTCAAGGGTGGCTCGCCTCAAGCTCTACCATCTGACATGTGGACTGGTGGTCTACTTGATGGCCACAGTCACAGTGCTTTTGGGCATGCACTCGGTGTGGTTCCAGGCCCAGATCAAAGGTGCAGCCTGGTACCTGTGCCTGGCATTGCCACTGTACCCAGCCCTGGTGATCATGCACCAGATTTCCAGCTCCTACTTGCCAAGGAAGAAAGTGGAGATGTGA
- the LOC101608505 gene encoding uncharacterized protein LOC101608505 isoform X4, whose translation MQPPEVGLLPAPAREPRLTRWLRRGSGILAHLVALGFTIFLTVLSRPGTSKCVGRGGPWEGAGPRGPLRWLVPGHQPVLFDSQVFSPGTLCSWPWRSASAWLKPSSSSHLSTPCFSSALERPGFASTGRGRL comes from the exons ATGCAGCCCCCGGAGGTAGGTCTGCTTCCCGCTCCAGCGAGGGAGCCGAGACTGACCCGCTGGCTGCGGAGAGGCAGTGGGATCTTGGCGCACCTCGTAGCTTTGGGCTTCACCATCTTTCTGACTGTGCTGTCCCGGCCAGGAACCAGTAAGTGCGTGGGGAGGGGCGGGCcgtgggagggggcggggccgagGGGGCCGCTTcggtg GTTAGTGCCCGGCCATCAGCCTGTTCTCTTTGATTCTCAGGTCTTTTCTCCTGGCACCCTGTGTTCATGGCCTTGGCG TTCTGCCTCTGCATGGCTGAAGCCATCCTCCTCTTCTCACCTGAGCACTCCCTGTTTCTCTTCTGCTCTCGAAAGGCCCGGATTCGCCTCCACTGGGCGGGGCAGACTGTAG